A DNA window from Paraclostridium bifermentans contains the following coding sequences:
- a CDS encoding response regulator transcription factor, producing the protein MKKIILIEDDEKIRVELKNFLVNYNYEVVIMEEFENIVENTLNENPHLILLDINLPICDGYYICREIRKKSDVPIIVVTSRDTEMDELMSMNLGADDFITKPYNTQILLAHINSILRRSYKNSSVKTLIYKNLELDLGKNSIYFDDKELELTKNEFRILNCLMKNKGKIVSRGDLMDYLWDLDLFIDDNTLTVNINRLRKKLEIVGCNDYIQTKRGIGYIMP; encoded by the coding sequence ATGAAAAAAATTATTTTAATAGAAGACGACGAAAAAATAAGGGTTGAGCTAAAAAATTTCTTAGTTAATTATAACTACGAAGTAGTAATAATGGAAGAATTTGAAAATATAGTAGAAAATACATTAAATGAAAATCCTCATTTAATATTACTAGATATAAATCTGCCAATATGTGATGGATATTACATATGTAGAGAAATAAGAAAAAAATCGGATGTACCAATAATAGTAGTAACAAGCAGAGATACAGAAATGGACGAGCTTATGAGTATGAACTTAGGGGCTGATGATTTTATAACAAAGCCATATAACACACAAATACTTTTAGCTCATATAAATTCAATATTAAGAAGAAGTTATAAAAATTCATCTGTGAAAACACTTATATATAAAAATTTAGAATTAGATTTGGGGAAAAATAGTATTTATTTTGATGATAAAGAATTAGAACTTACAAAGAATGAATTTAGAATATTAAATTGTTTAATGAAAAATAAAGGCAAAATAGTATCAAGGGGAGATTTAATGGATTATTTATGGGATTTAGATTTATTTATAGATGATAATACCCTAACAGTAAATATAAATAGACTTAGAAAAAAACTAGAGATAGTAGGGTGTAATGACTATATACAGACGAAAAGGGGAATAGGCTATATAATGCCGTAA